In Pseudophryne corroboree isolate aPseCor3 chromosome 3, aPseCor3.hap2, whole genome shotgun sequence, a genomic segment contains:
- the AVPI1 gene encoding arginine vasopressin-induced protein 1, producing the protein MMGTPASVISSPAVPWQPPQPRARKKASANIFKDIDLLQIQTLFRTCGDECADERAQIIYNCAGDRRIAEALLKLRKKKKNKSLNSSSPKLNSDRIGGLTMQNFKKLCINETGHRGSTSTEEDPDESSSGDQERPSLCGTKKLSEPQRTKNKLMSLQKQRHISGYLHQIKR; encoded by the exons ATGATGGGCACGCCGGCATCCGTCATCAGCTCCCCCGCAGTCCCCTGGCAGCCCCCGCAGCCGCGAGCCAGGAAAAAGGCCTCAGCCAACATCTTCAAAGACATTGACTTGCTGCAGATACAGACTCTCTTCCGCACCTGTGGGGACGAATGCGCTGATGAGCGAGCTCAAATCATTTACAATTGCGCGGGTGACAGGCGCATCGCAGAAGCTTTGCTCAAGCTCCGAAAGAAGAAAAAGAACAAAAGTCTTAATTCGTCATCTCCCAAACTGAATAGTGACCGGATCGGGGGGCTCACCATGCAGAACTTCAAGAAACTCTG CATCAATGAAACTGGTCACAGAGGAAGTACTTCCACAGAGGAAGACCCCGATGAGTCCAGCAGCGGTGACCAGGAGAGACCATCGCTCTGTGGAACAAAGAAACTATCGGAACCACAAAGGACAAAAAACAAACTGATGAGTCTACAGAAGCAGCGACATATCTCTGGCTACCTGCACCAAATAAAGAGATGA